In Fundulus heteroclitus isolate FHET01 chromosome 18, MU-UCD_Fhet_4.1, whole genome shotgun sequence, a single genomic region encodes these proteins:
- the vaspb gene encoding vasodilator-stimulated phosphoprotein isoform X1, translating into MSESSICQARATVMIYDDGSKKWLPAGSGPQNFSRVQIYHNPTNNSFRVVGRKMQTDQQVVINCPIVRGLKYNQATPNFHQWRDARQVWGLNFGSKEDATLFANCMAHALEVLNSSADAGYATLPRPVSNGPSPEELEQQRRLEQQRQEQQERERLERERQERERQAAAVHVPAAPPMAPGGPAPPPAPPPPPGPPPAAGIPPPPGPPPTGPPPAPPLPAAGGGGGGGGGGGGGDGGGGGLGGAGGLAAALAGAKLRKVSKQEEGGSAAPPARTESTRVSNSGGGGGGGGGGGGGGGLMGEMSAILARRRKAADTVEKLPVKTQESDDSEPQGQSDTLRRPWEKSSMSRNNSIPKSMDTTPSLPQTPRAKGAANNNNDAGGADDSDLEKLKQEILEEVRKELQKVKEEIIEAFIQELQKKST; encoded by the exons TGAGTCGAGTATTTGCCAGGCTCGGGCCACTGTGATGATCTATGATGATGGCAGCAAAAAGTGGCTCCCAGCAGGTTCAGGACCCCAGAACTTCAGCAGAGTCCAGATCTATCACAACCCCACAAACAACAGCTTCCGGGTAGTCGGACGCAAGATGCAGACAGATCAGCAG GTGGTTATAAACTGTCCAATTGTAAGAGGGCTCAAATACAACCAGGCCACACCCAATTTTCACCAGTGGAGAGATGCCAGACAAGTTTGGGGGCTCAACTTTGGTAGCAAAGAAGATGCTACCCTCTTTGCCAACTGCATGGCTCACGCTCTGGAGGTCCTCAATTCCTCGGCAGACGCAG GTTACGCAACCCTCCCCCGGCCAGTGTCAAATGGACCTTCTCCTGAAGAGCTCGAACAGCAGCGGAG GTTGGAGCAGCAGaggcaggagcagcaggaacGAGAGCGGCTGGAGAGAGAGCGTCAGGAGAGAGAACGACAAGCCGCTGCAG TCCATGTCCCTGCAGCTCCACCCATGGCCCCTGGAggtccagctcctcctcctgctcctccaccACCCCCGGGGCCTCCCCCAGCTGCAGgcatccctcctcctcctggacCACCTCCCACAGGACCTCCACCAGCTCCGCCACTGCCTGCTGCAGGCGGAGGGGGCGGCGGAGGAGGcggtggaggaggtggagatgGCGGGGGTGGAGGGTTAGGGGGAGCTGGAGGCTTGGCGGCTGCCCTTGCAGGAGCTAAACTCCGCAAAGTGTCCAAG CAGGAGGAGGGcggttctgcagctcctccagccaGAACCGAGTCTACCCGAGTCAGCAATTccggaggcggaggaggaggaggaggaggagggggaggaggagggggtttGATGGGTGAAATGAGTGCCATTCTAGCACGCAG GCGAAAAGCTGCAGATACGGTAGAGAAGCTGCCGGTGAAGACACAAGAGAGT gatGATTCAGAGCCTCAAGGTCAAAGTG ATACACTGAGAAGACCTTGGGAGAAGTCGTCCATGTCTAG GAATAACTCCATCCCCAAGAGCATGGACACCACTCCCTCATTGCCCCAAACTCCAAG GGCTAAGGGTGCAGCCAATAATAACAACGATGCAGGCGGAGCTGATGACTCGGATTTAGAGAAACTTAAACAg GAGATCTTGGAGGAGGTGCGGAAAGAATTACAAAAAGTCAAGGAGGAAATTATCGAAG CCTTTATTCAGGAACTTCAGAAGAAAAGCACATAG
- the vaspb gene encoding vasodilator-stimulated phosphoprotein isoform X2, whose amino-acid sequence MSESSICQARATVMIYDDGSKKWLPAGSGPQNFSRVQIYHNPTNNSFRVVGRKMQTDQQVVINCPIVRGLKYNQATPNFHQWRDARQVWGLNFGSKEDATLFANCMAHALEVLNSSADAGYATLPRPVSNGPSPEELEQQRRLEQQRQEQQERERLERERQERERQAAAVHVPAAPPMAPGGPAPPPAPPPPPGPPPAAGIPPPPGPPPTGPPPAPPLPAAGGGGGGGGGGGGGDGGGGGLGGAGGLAAALAGAKLRKVSKEEGGSAAPPARTESTRVSNSGGGGGGGGGGGGGGGLMGEMSAILARRRKAADTVEKLPVKTQESDDSEPQGQSDTLRRPWEKSSMSRNNSIPKSMDTTPSLPQTPRAKGAANNNNDAGGADDSDLEKLKQEILEEVRKELQKVKEEIIEAFIQELQKKST is encoded by the exons TGAGTCGAGTATTTGCCAGGCTCGGGCCACTGTGATGATCTATGATGATGGCAGCAAAAAGTGGCTCCCAGCAGGTTCAGGACCCCAGAACTTCAGCAGAGTCCAGATCTATCACAACCCCACAAACAACAGCTTCCGGGTAGTCGGACGCAAGATGCAGACAGATCAGCAG GTGGTTATAAACTGTCCAATTGTAAGAGGGCTCAAATACAACCAGGCCACACCCAATTTTCACCAGTGGAGAGATGCCAGACAAGTTTGGGGGCTCAACTTTGGTAGCAAAGAAGATGCTACCCTCTTTGCCAACTGCATGGCTCACGCTCTGGAGGTCCTCAATTCCTCGGCAGACGCAG GTTACGCAACCCTCCCCCGGCCAGTGTCAAATGGACCTTCTCCTGAAGAGCTCGAACAGCAGCGGAG GTTGGAGCAGCAGaggcaggagcagcaggaacGAGAGCGGCTGGAGAGAGAGCGTCAGGAGAGAGAACGACAAGCCGCTGCAG TCCATGTCCCTGCAGCTCCACCCATGGCCCCTGGAggtccagctcctcctcctgctcctccaccACCCCCGGGGCCTCCCCCAGCTGCAGgcatccctcctcctcctggacCACCTCCCACAGGACCTCCACCAGCTCCGCCACTGCCTGCTGCAGGCGGAGGGGGCGGCGGAGGAGGcggtggaggaggtggagatgGCGGGGGTGGAGGGTTAGGGGGAGCTGGAGGCTTGGCGGCTGCCCTTGCAGGAGCTAAACTCCGCAAAGTGTCCAAG GAGGAGGGcggttctgcagctcctccagccaGAACCGAGTCTACCCGAGTCAGCAATTccggaggcggaggaggaggaggaggaggagggggaggaggagggggtttGATGGGTGAAATGAGTGCCATTCTAGCACGCAG GCGAAAAGCTGCAGATACGGTAGAGAAGCTGCCGGTGAAGACACAAGAGAGT gatGATTCAGAGCCTCAAGGTCAAAGTG ATACACTGAGAAGACCTTGGGAGAAGTCGTCCATGTCTAG GAATAACTCCATCCCCAAGAGCATGGACACCACTCCCTCATTGCCCCAAACTCCAAG GGCTAAGGGTGCAGCCAATAATAACAACGATGCAGGCGGAGCTGATGACTCGGATTTAGAGAAACTTAAACAg GAGATCTTGGAGGAGGTGCGGAAAGAATTACAAAAAGTCAAGGAGGAAATTATCGAAG CCTTTATTCAGGAACTTCAGAAGAAAAGCACATAG
- the vaspb gene encoding vasodilator-stimulated phosphoprotein isoform X3: protein MSESSICQARATVMIYDDGSKKWLPAGSGPQNFSRVQIYHNPTNNSFRVVGRKMQTDQQVVINCPIVRGLKYNQATPNFHQWRDARQVWGLNFGSKEDATLFANCMAHALEVLNSSADAGYATLPRPVSNGPSPEELEQQRRLEQQRQEQQERERLERERQERERQAAAVHVPAAPPMAPGGPAPPPAPPPPPGPPPAAGIPPPPGPPPTGPPPAPPLPAAGGGGGGGGGGGGGDGGGGGLGGAGGLAAALAGAKLRKVSKQEEGGSAAPPARTESTRVSNSGGGGGGGGGGGGGGGLMGEMSAILARRRKAADTVEKLPVKTQESDDSEPQGQSDTLRRPWEKSSMSRAKGAANNNNDAGGADDSDLEKLKQEILEEVRKELQKVKEEIIEAFIQELQKKST from the exons TGAGTCGAGTATTTGCCAGGCTCGGGCCACTGTGATGATCTATGATGATGGCAGCAAAAAGTGGCTCCCAGCAGGTTCAGGACCCCAGAACTTCAGCAGAGTCCAGATCTATCACAACCCCACAAACAACAGCTTCCGGGTAGTCGGACGCAAGATGCAGACAGATCAGCAG GTGGTTATAAACTGTCCAATTGTAAGAGGGCTCAAATACAACCAGGCCACACCCAATTTTCACCAGTGGAGAGATGCCAGACAAGTTTGGGGGCTCAACTTTGGTAGCAAAGAAGATGCTACCCTCTTTGCCAACTGCATGGCTCACGCTCTGGAGGTCCTCAATTCCTCGGCAGACGCAG GTTACGCAACCCTCCCCCGGCCAGTGTCAAATGGACCTTCTCCTGAAGAGCTCGAACAGCAGCGGAG GTTGGAGCAGCAGaggcaggagcagcaggaacGAGAGCGGCTGGAGAGAGAGCGTCAGGAGAGAGAACGACAAGCCGCTGCAG TCCATGTCCCTGCAGCTCCACCCATGGCCCCTGGAggtccagctcctcctcctgctcctccaccACCCCCGGGGCCTCCCCCAGCTGCAGgcatccctcctcctcctggacCACCTCCCACAGGACCTCCACCAGCTCCGCCACTGCCTGCTGCAGGCGGAGGGGGCGGCGGAGGAGGcggtggaggaggtggagatgGCGGGGGTGGAGGGTTAGGGGGAGCTGGAGGCTTGGCGGCTGCCCTTGCAGGAGCTAAACTCCGCAAAGTGTCCAAG CAGGAGGAGGGcggttctgcagctcctccagccaGAACCGAGTCTACCCGAGTCAGCAATTccggaggcggaggaggaggaggaggaggagggggaggaggagggggtttGATGGGTGAAATGAGTGCCATTCTAGCACGCAG GCGAAAAGCTGCAGATACGGTAGAGAAGCTGCCGGTGAAGACACAAGAGAGT gatGATTCAGAGCCTCAAGGTCAAAGTG ATACACTGAGAAGACCTTGGGAGAAGTCGTCCATGTCTAG GGCTAAGGGTGCAGCCAATAATAACAACGATGCAGGCGGAGCTGATGACTCGGATTTAGAGAAACTTAAACAg GAGATCTTGGAGGAGGTGCGGAAAGAATTACAAAAAGTCAAGGAGGAAATTATCGAAG CCTTTATTCAGGAACTTCAGAAGAAAAGCACATAG